A single Equus quagga isolate Etosha38 chromosome 8, UCLA_HA_Equagga_1.0, whole genome shotgun sequence DNA region contains:
- the TBXT gene encoding T-box transcription factor T, which produces MSSPGTEGAGKSLQYRVDHLLSAVESELQAGSEKGDPTERELRVGLEESELWLRFKQLTNEMIVTKNGRRMFPVLKVNVSGLDPNAMYSFLLDFVAADNHRWKYVNGEWVPGGKPEPQAPSCVYIHPDSPNFGAHWMKAPVSFSKVKLTNKLNGGGQIMLNSLHKYEPRIHIVRVGGPQRMITSHCFPETQFIAVTAYQNEEITALKIKYNPFAKAFLDAKERSDHKDMMEEPGDSQQSGYSQWGWLIPGTSTLCPPATPHPQFGGPLSLPASHGCERYPALRNHRPSPYPSPYAHRNNSPTYSDNSSACLSMLQSHDNWPSLGMPAHTSMLPMSPNTGPPAGSSQYPSLWSVSNGTITPGAQTAAMSNGLGAQFFRGSPTHAAPLAHPVSAPSSSGSPLYEGTATATDIPDSQYDASAQARLIASWTPVSPPSM; this is translated from the exons ATGAGCTCCCCTGGCACGGAGGGCGCAGGGAAAAGCCTGCAGTACCGAGTGGACCACCTGCTGAGCGCCGTGGAGAGCGAGCTGCAGGCTGGCAGCGAGAAGGGCGACCCCACGGAGCGCGAGCTGCGCGTGGGCCTGGAGGAGAGCGAGCTGTGGCTGCGCTTCAAGCAGCTCACCAACGAGATGATCGTCACCAAGAACGGCAG GAGGATGTTCCCTGTCCTGAAGGTGAACGTGTCTGGCCTGGACCCCAACGCCATGTACTCCTTCCTGCTGGACTTCGTGGCAGCCGACAACCACCGCTGGAAGTACGTGAACGGGGAGTGGGTGCCGGGGGGCAAGCCCGAGCCGCAGGCGCCCAGCTGTGTCTACATCCACCCGGACTCCCCCAACTTCGGGGCGCACTGGATGAAGGCGCCGGTGTCCTTCAGCAAAGTCAAGCTCACCAACAAACTCAACGGAGGGGGCCAG ATCATGTTGAACTCCTTACATAAGTATGAGCCTCGAATCCACATAGTGAGAGTTGGGGGTCCGCAGCGCATGATCACCAGCCATTGCTTCCCGGAGACCCAGTTCATCGCTGTGACGGCTTATCAGAATGAGGAG atcacagctcttaaaattaaatacaatccATTTGCAAAAGCTTTCCTTGATGCAAAGGAAAG AAGTGATCACAAAGATATGATGGAAGAACCTGGAGACAGCCAGCAATCTGGGTACTCCCAAT GGGGGTGGCTTATTCCTGGAACCAGCACCCTGTGTCCACCAGCCACCCCCCACCCTCAGTTTGGAGGCCCCCTCTCACTTCCCGCCTCGCACGGCTGTGAAAGGTACCCCGCCCTGAGGAACCACCGTCCGTCCCCCTACCCCAGCCCTTACGCGCATCGCAACAACTCTCCAA CCTATTCCGACAATTCCTCTGCATGTTTATCCATGCTCCAATCCCATGACAATTGGCCCAGCCTTGGAATGCCTGCTCATACCAGCATGCTCCCCATGAGTCCTAACACGGGTCCACCTGCTGGCTCTAG TCAGTACCCCAGCCTGTGGTCTGTGAGCAACGGCACCATCACGCCAGGCGCCCAGACGGCGGCGATGTCCAACGGGCTGGGAGCCCAGTTCTTTCGAGGTTCCCCCACACACGCTGCACCCCTCGCCCACCCGGTCTCGGCTCCTTCCTCCTCGGGATCCCCACTGTATGAAGGGACCGCCACGGCCACAGACATTCCTGACAGCCAGTACGATGCCTCGGCCCAAGCTCGCCTCATAGCCTCATGGACACCTGTGTCGCCGCCTTCCATGTGA